From one Oscillatoria sp. FACHB-1407 genomic stretch:
- the ndhD1 gene encoding photosynthetic/respiratory NAD(P)H-quinone oxidoreductase subunit D1: MANFPWLTTAILFPIAASLLIPVLPDKDGKTIRWYALAVGLIDFAVLVYAFYSQYDLSNPELQLVESYSWVSALDLRWSVGADGLSMPLILLTGFITTLAILASWPVTLKPRLFYFLMLAMYGGQIAVFAVQDMLLFFLVWELELIPVYLLLAIWGGKKRLYAATKFILYTAGGSLFILVAALAMAFYGDTVTFDMRSLMAKDFPINFQLLVYGGFLIAYAVKLPIFPLHTWLPDAHGEATAPVHMLLAGILLKMGGYALIRMNVEMLPDAHAYFAPILVILGVVNIIYAALTSFAQRNLKRKIAYSSISHMGFVLIGMASFTDLGLSGAMLQMVSHGLIGASLFFLVGATYDRTHTLILDEMGGVGKKMPKIFAMFTACSLASLALPGMSGFIAEIMVFVGFATSDAYTLTFKVLIVILAAVGVILTPIYLLSMLREIFYGPENKELVEHEVLVDAEPREVFIIACLLIPIIGIGFYPKLMTQVYDAKTSQLTARMQESVITLEERKSAETVEAMVEPLQAPALTNAV; the protein is encoded by the coding sequence ATTGCTAATTTTCCTTGGTTAACAACCGCCATCTTATTTCCAATCGCAGCGTCGCTGTTGATTCCTGTTCTGCCTGATAAAGACGGCAAGACAATCCGTTGGTATGCACTGGCTGTAGGTCTAATTGATTTTGCAGTTCTGGTCTATGCCTTTTACAGTCAATATGATTTGTCAAATCCTGAACTGCAACTGGTTGAGAGTTATTCCTGGGTTTCAGCATTGGATCTGAGATGGTCAGTTGGGGCAGATGGGTTATCTATGCCACTGATTCTGCTGACAGGATTCATTACGACACTGGCAATTTTGGCATCGTGGCCTGTCACCCTCAAACCTCGCCTGTTCTATTTCTTGATGCTGGCAATGTACGGCGGTCAAATCGCAGTGTTTGCCGTTCAAGACATGCTTCTCTTCTTCCTCGTGTGGGAGTTGGAACTGATCCCGGTCTATCTACTGCTGGCAATTTGGGGCGGGAAAAAACGCCTCTATGCTGCTACAAAGTTTATTCTGTATACAGCAGGTGGCTCCCTTTTCATTCTGGTGGCTGCGTTGGCGATGGCGTTTTATGGCGATACGGTCACGTTTGATATGCGATCGCTCATGGCAAAAGACTTCCCCATCAACTTCCAGTTGTTGGTGTATGGGGGTTTTCTAATCGCCTATGCGGTTAAACTGCCAATCTTTCCACTTCATACGTGGCTCCCAGATGCTCACGGTGAAGCCACTGCACCCGTGCATATGTTGCTGGCGGGTATTCTACTCAAGATGGGTGGATACGCGCTGATCCGCATGAATGTGGAGATGTTGCCTGATGCTCACGCCTACTTCGCCCCAATTCTGGTAATTTTGGGAGTTGTCAACATTATCTACGCCGCGTTGACCTCCTTCGCCCAGCGCAATTTGAAGCGCAAAATCGCCTATTCCTCCATCTCTCACATGGGGTTTGTGTTAATCGGGATGGCCTCCTTTACTGATCTGGGTTTGAGTGGTGCCATGCTACAAATGGTCTCTCACGGTCTGATCGGTGCCAGTCTGTTCTTTCTGGTGGGCGCAACCTACGATCGCACCCATACGCTGATCCTGGACGAGATGGGCGGAGTTGGTAAGAAGATGCCTAAGATCTTCGCGATGTTCACCGCCTGTTCCCTTGCCTCGCTGGCGTTGCCGGGAATGAGTGGATTTATTGCCGAGATCATGGTGTTTGTTGGTTTTGCGACTAGCGATGCCTACACGCTCACGTTTAAGGTGCTGATTGTGATTTTGGCGGCGGTTGGTGTGATCCTCACGCCGATCTACCTGCTCTCGATGTTGCGGGAGATTTTCTACGGTCCTGAAAACAAAGAGTTGGTGGAACATGAGGTACTGGTGGATGCAGAACCTCGCGAGGTGTTTATCATCGCTTGCCTGCTGATCCCCATTATTGGCATCGGCTTCTATCCGAAGTTGATGACTCAGGTCTACGATGCTAAAACATCTCAGTTGACGGCTCGGATGCAAGAGTCAGTGATTACGTTGGAAGAACGGAAATCAGCTGAGACTGTAGAGGCTATGGTAGAACCGTTGCAGGCACCTGCCCTCACCAACGCCGTCTAA
- the dapF gene encoding diaminopimelate epimerase: protein MAIDFTKYHGLGNDFILVDNRHQVDPLITPEQAVEWCDRHFGIGADGVIFALPGQDDTDYTMRIFNSDGSEPEMCGNGIRCLAQFIADLERTETGSARPAYRIHTLAGLMIPKLESDGQITVDMGLPRLLAAEIPTTLTAPDQQVVDQPLEVAGHSWQVTCVSMGNPHCITFVEDVEAIALESIGPKFEHHSVFPKRTNTEFIQIVSRDYLKMRVWERGAGITLACGTGACASLVAGVLNDKCDRAATVELPGGCLHIEWSAVDQHLYMTGPAMKVFSGSRN from the coding sequence ATGGCAATTGACTTTACCAAGTATCACGGCTTAGGCAATGACTTCATTTTGGTGGATAATCGCCACCAGGTTGACCCTCTCATTACACCAGAGCAAGCAGTGGAGTGGTGCGATCGCCACTTTGGCATTGGAGCAGATGGGGTCATTTTTGCGCTGCCAGGTCAGGATGACACGGACTACACCATGCGGATCTTTAACTCCGATGGCTCTGAACCGGAGATGTGTGGCAATGGGATTCGCTGTCTGGCGCAATTTATTGCCGATTTGGAACGAACCGAGACTGGATCAGCCCGTCCTGCATACCGCATTCATACCCTGGCAGGATTGATGATTCCCAAGTTGGAAAGCGATGGACAAATCACTGTAGATATGGGGTTACCCCGCTTACTGGCGGCAGAAATTCCCACAACGCTCACTGCCCCCGATCAGCAAGTGGTTGACCAACCTTTAGAAGTGGCAGGGCACTCCTGGCAGGTAACTTGTGTCAGCATGGGCAATCCCCATTGCATCACCTTTGTCGAAGATGTGGAGGCGATCGCTTTAGAGAGCATTGGCCCAAAGTTTGAGCACCATTCCGTATTTCCCAAGCGCACTAATACTGAGTTCATTCAGATTGTGAGCCGCGACTACCTGAAAATGCGCGTGTGGGAACGGGGTGCGGGGATCACCCTCGCCTGTGGAACGGGAGCCTGTGCCTCTCTCGTGGCAGGCGTGTTAAACGATAAGTGCGATCGTGCTGCAACCGTTGAACTTCCCGGTGGGTGCCTTCATATCGAGTGGTCAGCCGTAGATCAACACCTCTACATGACGGGACCAGCAATGAAGGTCTTTAGCGGCAGCAGAAATTAA
- a CDS encoding circadian clock protein KaiA encodes MASSQKTRSKIALCALLQSEALAQALAAQLQPDSVTESGDHAVAETASHRFVLTRFQQESDFLYFLQQTHSSIDCLILEDISSLPKLFHSLQTQSILIPALVLTTQSSKSHPTSVVNDIPAAPGEQSQEAVLYHAAVLQVDGSNLSHISDFVEEAIANFLNLSAPVSLTRETTPGTLTALNVQRSLMQQQQRLAEKLKERLGYLGVYYKRNPAHFLRHMNELERQELLQQLKADYRHIILHYFANDNDLNQSIDSFVDLAFFADVPVAQIVEIHMDLMDEFSKQLKLEGRSEEILLDYRLTLIDTLAHLCEMYRRSIPRES; translated from the coding sequence ATGGCCTCTTCCCAAAAAACACGCTCTAAAATTGCTCTTTGTGCTTTGCTACAATCTGAAGCTTTAGCGCAAGCATTAGCGGCACAGTTGCAACCTGACTCAGTGACAGAGAGCGGTGATCATGCTGTTGCAGAAACCGCGTCGCATCGCTTTGTGCTCACTCGTTTTCAGCAAGAGAGCGACTTCCTTTACTTTCTGCAACAAACGCACTCCTCGATCGATTGTTTAATTCTTGAAGACATTTCATCCTTACCTAAACTGTTTCACTCCCTTCAAACACAGTCCATCCTGATTCCGGCACTGGTGCTCACTACCCAATCTTCAAAATCTCACCCAACCTCCGTAGTAAATGATATTCCTGCTGCCCCAGGGGAACAATCGCAAGAGGCGGTTCTATATCATGCTGCTGTATTGCAGGTTGATGGGTCTAACCTGAGCCATATTAGTGATTTTGTAGAAGAGGCGATCGCCAATTTTCTGAATTTGTCTGCTCCAGTTTCCCTCACTCGTGAAACGACCCCAGGAACCCTTACTGCTCTTAATGTTCAACGTTCATTAATGCAACAACAACAACGTCTCGCCGAAAAATTAAAAGAGCGATTAGGCTACCTGGGAGTTTATTACAAACGAAACCCAGCCCATTTTTTGCGTCACATGAATGAGCTTGAGCGGCAGGAACTGTTACAGCAACTTAAAGCCGATTATCGTCATATCATCCTGCACTACTTCGCTAACGATAACGACTTAAACCAAAGTATTGATAGCTTCGTCGATCTGGCATTTTTTGCTGATGTTCCAGTGGCGCAAATTGTAGAAATTCATATGGATTTGATGGATGAGTTTTCTAAACAGTTAAAGCTGGAGGGTCGGAGTGAAGAAATCTTGCTCGATTATCGGCTCACTTTGATTGATACCCTCGCTCATCTCTGCGAGATGTATCGCCGCTCCATCCCCAGGGAATCTTAA
- the kaiB gene encoding circadian clock protein KaiB gives MSSLKKTYILKLYVAGNTPNSVRALKTLNNILEKEFQGVYALKVIDVLKNPQLAEEDKILATPTLAKILPPPVRKIIGDLSDREKVLIGLDLLYDELREDEPEIQ, from the coding sequence ATGAGTTCTCTAAAAAAGACCTACATCCTTAAGCTTTACGTTGCAGGAAATACGCCAAATTCTGTGCGTGCTCTAAAAACGCTTAACAACATTCTTGAAAAAGAATTTCAAGGGGTGTACGCCTTGAAAGTGATCGATGTCTTAAAAAATCCACAACTGGCTGAAGAAGATAAGATTTTAGCGACCCCAACCTTGGCTAAAATATTGCCTCCCCCTGTACGCAAAATCATTGGAGATCTCTCCGATCGAGAAAAAGTCCTGATTGGTTTAGACCTTTTGTATGATGAATTGCGGGAGGATGAGCCAGAGATTCAATAA
- the kaiC gene encoding circadian clock protein KaiC, translating to MTQTNPIGQKNESSMAGVQKIRTMIEGFDDISNGGLPVGRTTLVSGTSGTGKTLFAVQFLYNGILQFDEPGVFVTFEESPADIIKNSHSFGWDLQKLIEEGKLFILDASPDPEGQEVVGNFDLSALIERIQYAIRKYKARRVSIDSVTAVFQQYDAASVVRREIFRLVARLKQVGATTIMTTERVEEYGPVARFGVEEFVSDNVVIVRNVLEGERRRRTIEILKLRGTTHMKGEYPFTITNQGINIFPLGAMRLTQRSSNARVSSGVKTLDEMCGGGFFKDSIILATGATGTGKTLLVSMFLQDACKVGERAILFAYEESRAQLSRNAYSWGIDFEDLEQKGLLKIICAYPESAGLEDHLQIIKSEIAEFKPSRIAIDSLSALARGVSNNAFRQFVIGVTGYAKQEEITGFFTNTTDQFMGSHSITDSHISTITDTILMLQYVEIRGEMSRALNVFKMRGSWHDKGIREYIISENGPEIRDSFRNFERVITGSPSRIAVDEKSELSRIVRGFQEKTENES from the coding sequence ATGACGCAGACCAACCCGATTGGGCAAAAGAACGAATCATCGATGGCAGGGGTTCAAAAGATCCGTACGATGATTGAAGGGTTTGATGATATTAGTAATGGCGGTTTACCCGTCGGTAGAACAACTTTAGTAAGCGGCACCTCCGGCACAGGCAAAACCCTCTTTGCTGTGCAATTTCTCTACAATGGCATCCTTCAATTCGATGAGCCAGGAGTGTTTGTCACCTTTGAGGAATCCCCTGCTGACATCATCAAAAATTCCCATAGCTTTGGATGGGATTTACAAAAATTAATCGAGGAAGGAAAATTATTCATTCTGGATGCTTCCCCCGACCCCGAAGGACAAGAAGTCGTTGGAAATTTTGATTTGTCTGCTTTGATTGAACGAATTCAATACGCCATTCGTAAATACAAAGCTCGACGAGTCTCGATTGATTCTGTTACCGCCGTATTTCAGCAATATGATGCAGCGTCCGTCGTCCGACGCGAGATTTTTCGCCTAGTGGCACGGTTAAAACAGGTTGGGGCGACAACAATTATGACTACAGAGCGCGTGGAGGAATATGGCCCCGTTGCTCGTTTTGGAGTTGAAGAATTTGTCTCAGACAACGTGGTGATCGTACGAAATGTTCTAGAAGGGGAACGGCGACGACGCACGATTGAGATCCTCAAATTGCGGGGTACGACCCATATGAAAGGGGAGTATCCCTTTACGATTACAAATCAAGGCATTAACATCTTCCCACTTGGAGCCATGCGTCTGACTCAGCGATCGTCCAATGCGCGGGTATCTTCTGGCGTCAAGACCCTGGACGAGATGTGCGGAGGTGGCTTTTTCAAAGATTCGATTATTTTGGCAACGGGAGCAACGGGTACAGGCAAAACACTGTTAGTCAGTATGTTTCTGCAAGATGCCTGCAAAGTGGGTGAACGCGCCATCCTGTTTGCTTATGAGGAGTCGCGAGCACAGTTGTCTCGAAACGCTTACTCCTGGGGGATTGACTTTGAAGATTTAGAGCAGAAAGGATTGCTGAAAATCATCTGCGCTTACCCTGAATCGGCAGGCTTAGAGGATCACTTGCAAATCATTAAATCTGAGATTGCTGAGTTTAAGCCCTCTCGAATTGCGATCGACTCCCTTTCAGCCCTGGCACGAGGAGTCAGCAACAACGCTTTCCGGCAGTTCGTTATTGGGGTGACGGGCTACGCTAAACAGGAGGAGATTACGGGCTTCTTTACCAATACCACCGATCAGTTTATGGGGTCACACTCCATTACGGACTCTCATATTTCCACCATCACTGACACGATCTTGATGTTGCAATACGTTGAGATTCGCGGAGAGATGTCTCGTGCCCTTAACGTCTTCAAGATGCGCGGTTCCTGGCATGACAAGGGCATTCGCGAATACATCATCAGTGAGAACGGACCGGAAATTCGGGATTCCTTCCGCAACTTTGAGCGGGTAATTACGGGTTCACCCAGTCGCATTGCAGTGGATGAGAAGAGCGAATTGTCGAGAATTGTGCGTGGGTTTCAGGAAAAAACAGAGAACGAGAGCTAA
- a CDS encoding hybrid sensor histidine kinase/response regulator — protein MHTTSLREFVETVPVCATTASLDVVLSLFRQTQFEWLLLVDEHHAPVGVFNFRNLLPYLLTSPSQRDELPATLNPPSASFDLTQFPIEPIGTLSLDWQPSQVVARLQTSQSSPQENCASIHWVLVDASGACLGLLNQLKFWQQYLTNPASLLPEQTIEPPLLETPQAETPELETPELETPPLEALKSALSPTLTSHFQVQLFSQLVQVLEQLPIPIMLQTGDGRVIGQNLAWRQQIGELKDLPTVQREATLLLETSSGGSETNTSLESFMDASDLYGDRSNPLSSTTLPRLSDLSPTPAPYSSGVSVQSSQPPTSSVCHSGTNSDTCVCICSMKNGQERVWQFVKIPLRLAPDHTTIDWSNSTTGDRFLTIPPFHLASLASNLGVDGSLVDLSAIATANTLWLVQAQDTTEQQQVAKELAAKNADLIQLNRLKDEFLACISHELKTPLTSILGLSSLLKDQLLGPLNERQARYTQLIYQGGRHLILIVNDILDLTRIETGQLELIPEPVNIELVCHRAFEQARHLLLAADNGSTDHQTELKLETQFSLDIDPNLNTLIADELRLRQMLANLLSNALKFTEIGGDIGLRVSFWEGWIAFTVWDTGIGIPANKQHLIFQKFQQLENPLTRRFEGTGLGLVLTQRLARLHGGDVTFTSVEGQGSEFTLLLPPSPPTPQGIRPASKAIAFPPVALSKRLVMVVEAVPRFLEDLTQQLTGLGCRVAIARSGTEALEKIRRLQPAIVFLNPVLPLLSGWDVLTLLKSDSETRHIPVVVTATRVEKSQAYSNGANSFLSLPIQPNALQHSLEYWMERPSQEEVSEPQNTLTVLHLRPIVEDGDTLGDSDPDPYKPVITDLSNLLHPYHCRVLEVDDLEQADLLARVWKPDLILLDGTMANPVHYLIQLSQSPFLAALPLVTLTSEMTQAANQVPDLAVFPCLATLNSDSLESGQSDVLALWQVMQIAVGTHWTSHILIADLATLPLDLMAGGDGIGAVGAADEAIAQLASNQKVNEWLQVLLQYIQTAKFRASLGQSWSDVLHQIQHGGVDLLLLCVHATQLERVQPAIEALAQLESKPPILVWDCSSQSLVDPSLLASLGAIATRVIPVSLSMQDLLEEIQRTLNVR, from the coding sequence ATGCATACAACTTCTTTGAGGGAATTCGTCGAGACTGTTCCAGTCTGCGCCACCACCGCTAGCCTGGATGTCGTGCTGAGTTTATTTCGACAAACCCAGTTTGAGTGGTTGTTGCTAGTCGATGAGCACCATGCCCCCGTTGGAGTGTTTAACTTTCGTAATCTATTGCCCTATCTGCTGACGTCTCCATCCCAGCGGGATGAACTCCCGGCAACATTAAACCCTCCGTCTGCATCCTTCGATCTGACCCAATTTCCAATCGAGCCGATTGGGACCTTATCGCTAGATTGGCAGCCTTCTCAAGTGGTAGCGCGGTTGCAGACAAGCCAATCGTCTCCCCAGGAGAACTGTGCATCCATCCACTGGGTGTTGGTAGATGCTTCGGGGGCTTGTCTTGGGCTGCTGAATCAGTTGAAATTTTGGCAACAATATCTGACAAACCCAGCATCCCTTTTGCCTGAGCAGACGATTGAGCCACCCTTGTTAGAAACGCCTCAAGCTGAGACTCCCGAACTGGAAACTCCTGAACTAGAGACACCTCCATTAGAAGCTCTGAAATCAGCACTGAGTCCGACCTTGACCAGTCATTTTCAAGTGCAGTTATTTTCGCAATTAGTGCAGGTGTTAGAGCAGTTGCCTATTCCGATTATGTTGCAGACCGGAGATGGGCGAGTCATTGGTCAGAATTTGGCATGGCGGCAACAAATTGGTGAGTTGAAGGATTTACCGACGGTTCAACGAGAAGCAACCCTGCTACTGGAAACATCGTCTGGTGGGTCAGAGACAAACACCTCTCTGGAAAGCTTCATGGATGCGTCAGATTTGTATGGCGATCGCTCCAATCCTTTGTCTTCTACTACGCTGCCACGGTTGTCTGATTTATCTCCAACCCCTGCTCCTTACAGTAGTGGTGTATCAGTGCAGTCTTCTCAACCGCCAACGTCAAGTGTGTGTCATTCGGGCACCAACTCCGACACCTGTGTGTGTATCTGTTCCATGAAGAATGGGCAGGAACGAGTTTGGCAGTTTGTCAAAATTCCTTTGAGGCTAGCACCGGATCATACGACGATCGACTGGTCAAACTCCACTACTGGCGATCGCTTTTTGACGATACCGCCGTTTCATCTAGCATCCCTTGCCTCAAACCTGGGAGTGGATGGCTCCCTGGTAGATTTGTCAGCGATTGCTACTGCAAATACCTTATGGCTCGTCCAGGCTCAAGACACCACTGAGCAACAGCAAGTTGCGAAGGAATTAGCTGCCAAAAATGCTGACTTGATTCAGCTAAACCGCCTTAAAGATGAATTCTTAGCCTGTATCAGCCACGAACTCAAAACTCCTCTAACGTCAATTTTGGGGTTGTCGAGTCTACTCAAAGATCAATTGTTAGGACCGCTCAATGAGCGTCAAGCTCGCTACACCCAACTGATTTACCAGGGGGGGCGGCACCTGATTCTCATCGTTAATGACATTCTGGATCTGACGCGAATTGAGACAGGTCAGTTAGAACTGATTCCAGAGCCAGTCAACATTGAACTGGTGTGTCACCGCGCCTTTGAGCAAGCACGACACCTGTTATTGGCGGCAGACAATGGCAGTACAGACCATCAAACGGAACTTAAGCTCGAAACTCAGTTTTCCCTCGACATTGATCCCAATCTCAATACCCTGATCGCTGACGAACTGCGTCTGCGCCAGATGCTAGCTAATCTGTTGTCCAATGCCCTGAAGTTTACCGAGATTGGTGGGGACATTGGTTTGAGAGTGAGTTTTTGGGAGGGATGGATTGCTTTTACCGTTTGGGATACGGGAATTGGCATCCCGGCGAATAAGCAACACCTGATTTTTCAAAAGTTTCAACAACTTGAGAACCCCTTAACTCGTCGTTTTGAGGGTACCGGGCTGGGGTTGGTGCTAACTCAGCGGTTAGCCCGGTTGCATGGGGGCGATGTCACCTTTACTTCGGTTGAAGGGCAGGGGAGTGAGTTTACGCTCTTGTTGCCGCCTAGCCCACCCACCCCACAAGGGATTCGTCCTGCTTCAAAGGCGATCGCATTTCCGCCAGTGGCTTTGAGCAAGCGATTAGTCATGGTGGTTGAGGCAGTACCTCGATTTTTAGAGGATTTGACCCAACAGTTAACGGGGTTGGGATGTCGAGTGGCGATCGCCCGTTCAGGTACAGAGGCACTGGAGAAAATTCGTCGGCTTCAACCTGCTATTGTCTTTTTGAATCCGGTGTTGCCCCTGCTGTCGGGATGGGATGTCTTGACTCTGCTCAAATCTGATAGTGAGACGCGACACATTCCTGTGGTGGTGACCGCAACGCGAGTTGAAAAAAGTCAGGCTTACAGCAACGGAGCAAATAGCTTTTTAAGCCTGCCCATTCAACCGAATGCTTTACAGCACAGCCTGGAATATTGGATGGAGCGTCCCTCACAGGAAGAAGTCAGCGAACCACAAAATACTCTCACCGTGCTGCATCTACGCCCAATCGTAGAGGATGGAGACACTTTGGGTGACTCTGACCCCGATCCTTATAAACCCGTCATTACAGATCTGAGTAACCTGCTGCACCCATATCATTGTCGGGTGCTGGAAGTGGACGATCTAGAGCAAGCAGATTTATTGGCTCGCGTGTGGAAGCCTGATCTCATCCTGCTCGACGGTACGATGGCAAACCCGGTTCACTATTTGATCCAACTGAGCCAATCTCCGTTTTTGGCAGCGTTGCCATTGGTGACATTAACTTCAGAGATGACTCAAGCTGCCAATCAAGTGCCCGATCTGGCAGTCTTCCCTTGCCTCGCCACGCTAAATTCAGACTCTTTGGAGTCAGGACAGTCCGATGTTTTGGCTCTGTGGCAGGTGATGCAAATTGCGGTGGGCACTCATTGGACATCTCATATCCTGATTGCGGACTTAGCAACGTTACCACTTGATCTGATGGCAGGAGGAGATGGGATTGGTGCAGTAGGAGCAGCGGATGAGGCGATCGCCCAACTTGCATCTAACCAAAAAGTTAATGAGTGGTTGCAGGTGTTGCTGCAATACATTCAGACTGCCAAGTTTCGAGCATCTCTGGGGCAATCGTGGAGCGATGTGCTACATCAAATTCAACATGGTGGTGTCGATCTGTTGCTGTTATGCGTTCATGCAACCCAGCTTGAAAGGGTGCAACCTGCCATTGAGGCATTAGCTCAACTGGAGTCTAAACCGCCAATTTTGGTGTGGGATTGCTCCTCACAGTCGCTGGTGGATCCATCATTACTGGCATCACTGGGGGCGATCGCCACTCGCGTGATTCCTGTCTCACTGTCAATGCAAGACCTCTTAGAAGAGATTCAGCGAACCTTAAACGTGAGATAA
- a CDS encoding PD-(D/E)XK nuclease family protein codes for MLPKPQLLPSYSAKSVREGGRSYFVDARGVRLPSVSTILNATKPQEAREALARWRDRLGAEVAGQVTSRASRRGTQTHKYIRHYLLGEEMSCPDTVKPYWESIEPVLAEIQEVRLVENAVFHYDLGYAGKVDCVASYQGIPCICDWKTADAPKGSIERLHDGPLQLAAYCGAVNHSYVEHGVHLRHALLVVAIPDQKAEVFWFEPEDLVHQWHQWQARVAEFERFRRRW; via the coding sequence ATGTTGCCGAAGCCTCAGCTCTTACCCAGCTATTCTGCCAAATCGGTACGAGAAGGCGGACGGAGCTATTTTGTCGATGCGCGTGGGGTGCGACTACCCAGTGTTTCGACGATTTTGAATGCCACCAAACCCCAAGAGGCGCGAGAGGCATTAGCACGATGGCGCGATCGCCTGGGGGCAGAAGTGGCAGGGCAAGTCACCAGTCGTGCTAGCAGACGCGGCACCCAAACCCACAAATACATCAGGCATTACTTACTAGGAGAAGAAATGTCTTGCCCGGACACGGTCAAACCTTACTGGGAGAGTATAGAGCCTGTTTTGGCTGAGATTCAGGAGGTGAGATTGGTCGAGAATGCTGTCTTTCACTATGATCTGGGCTACGCCGGAAAGGTCGATTGCGTGGCAAGTTATCAAGGAATTCCCTGCATTTGTGATTGGAAGACAGCAGACGCACCAAAAGGGTCAATCGAACGGCTTCATGATGGACCGTTACAACTAGCCGCCTATTGCGGTGCAGTCAACCACTCCTATGTAGAGCATGGAGTACATCTACGTCATGCGTTGTTAGTAGTAGCCATCCCTGATCAAAAAGCAGAGGTCTTCTGGTTTGAACCAGAAGACCTCGTACACCAATGGCACCAGTGGCAAGCACGGGTAGCAGAGTTTGAGCGGTTTAGACGGCGTTGGTGA
- the msrP gene encoding protein-methionine-sulfoxide reductase catalytic subunit MsrP, producing the protein MPFIHVPKSWQLPERVVTSEAAFLQRRRFLKALTGFSIAGSALALAGCQSKQATGDTAPIAGTKALEAISNPAFVDADRPITNELIAATYNNFYEFGGNKSIWQNAQALPTDPWKVEVTGLVNNPRVFDLDDLLNFPLEERIYRFRCVEAWAMVVPWLGFPMSALMKAVEPTSNAKFVRFTSYFDPQVTKGPGFPPVQFLPFPYTEGLRIEEMANELAFFAVGIYGHTLPKQHGAPIRAVLPWKYGFKGAKSIVKIEFISTQPATYWNTISPGEYKFESNVDPQVPHPRWSQAKERLISPGGQFAWEEVPTLKYNGYGEYVASLYS; encoded by the coding sequence ATGCCCTTTATTCATGTGCCAAAATCCTGGCAACTTCCCGAACGAGTTGTCACTTCAGAAGCCGCGTTTCTTCAGCGACGGCGATTTCTTAAGGCGTTAACGGGCTTCAGCATTGCTGGGTCTGCCCTGGCTCTGGCTGGATGCCAATCTAAACAAGCCACTGGAGATACGGCTCCAATCGCAGGCACAAAAGCATTGGAGGCTATTTCAAATCCAGCCTTTGTAGACGCTGATCGTCCCATTACCAATGAGCTGATTGCTGCTACTTACAACAACTTCTACGAGTTTGGGGGTAACAAGTCCATCTGGCAAAATGCTCAAGCCTTACCCACTGACCCCTGGAAGGTGGAAGTGACGGGTCTAGTCAATAACCCACGGGTATTTGACCTGGATGACCTGTTGAACTTTCCACTTGAAGAGCGGATCTATCGATTTCGTTGTGTCGAGGCGTGGGCGATGGTCGTGCCCTGGTTGGGATTCCCGATGAGTGCTTTGATGAAAGCGGTTGAACCCACCTCAAATGCTAAATTCGTGCGGTTTACCTCCTATTTCGACCCACAAGTGACGAAGGGACCAGGATTCCCTCCAGTGCAATTTCTCCCTTTTCCTTACACCGAAGGGCTACGCATTGAAGAGATGGCAAATGAGCTTGCCTTCTTTGCCGTAGGCATTTATGGTCATACCTTGCCTAAGCAACACGGTGCGCCAATTCGGGCGGTGTTGCCCTGGAAGTATGGCTTTAAGGGGGCAAAGTCGATTGTCAAAATCGAATTTATCAGTACTCAACCTGCCACTTACTGGAACACGATCAGTCCCGGTGAATATAAGTTTGAGTCGAATGTTGACCCGCAAGTGCCTCATCCTCGCTGGTCGCAAGCCAAGGAACGGTTGATTAGTCCTGGTGGGCAGTTTGCCTGGGAAGAGGTGCCAACGCTGAAGTACAACGGCTACGGGGAATACGTCGCTTCCCTGTATAGCTGA